The Saccharomycodes ludwigii strain NBRC 1722 chromosome II, whole genome shotgun sequence genome window below encodes:
- the SPH1 gene encoding Sph1p (similar to Saccharomyces cerevisiae YLL021W | SPA2 | Spindle Pole Antigen (paralog of YLR313C | SPH1)) yields the protein MTNSTSSKKSSSNTGTLNPEDRRKIYNFYVALNQYYQITSDSKVDRSGNQRAKKARAKLLKLSSPQFFELGTDVHDELERRLNESQQQPAYLLPNEKFHIKRNQARQKLANLSASRFNDLVDDILYEIRRRNYDVDPIFETSAANNSVPMGDAQQQRNNIKEASSLDKSIMNNDNGIKKNSNNNSKGPSTTATGIQATKVIPKKASLDWSSDEEEKEEGAESHFSNYNHSAQKKANPTNVTNNGEREINNNTNTNVEIAAASTDVEFKQQEQQQQNIPRGFVKQGLRIRELNPSSNVRNTGITDNISANSMTDESSSSKPKNNKDISKLEAELNETNQKFNELENLNSILSSKANKFEKEAYDLRQTNETLSIEVASLKEEKMTSDKIITNLKSELTMTETQLKEVNNKYLENEAAVHNLGKSMDSNFQKEVSALSREISALSIENENLKLAISELELKLKQANNKSPTNGNANTNEAPNVTMIEQEAKLWKSRYESVIKSNNDNINTPVKLPSTFDSVKSTDILRYISPDGLIPLVLVQSLQNKVIKSFQHLQNTTDTNNCNNNKNNIGDVLFEDIAQISDDVSSIISYCEKFEDFTEHAILLRASVSHAITTIRYYAIYHSLLPRITVESALCEILFTICNLLNVAHINEAIECVTKSLPQATKSTTTRSVANSKVDTDVKEASISKDLNNGSTEYAKPIVNFNKNQNSFGNLSHNNNTNIDGHADDDNDFGVSSPVRPLKLAQKLASSENLTSPTASTAPRKPANTGLFNYLQKESNNHISSKKKFFFNNNTSLLSKNNRIGNIKSNNVAENGKNINLLKLNLNENSDNTSANDVNNNEKIDNTESSAVATDNNIDDLKNKETNVTPNTKKHEKSNSLASTISKQSGSDISRSPGTIKSKVLQFENKTVNSNSISSNSSSTEASPLNSTLFLKNNESVTSTDNILQSSKNGGSLSKKNSFASIEERVKSFQDPNVSLTKKSSLLSLNKSSISNNSIEEEEEEEEEEEEEEEGGEKKKEEGEGEVEERQAREKEIPSHNGKNLDAETKCTPTVSSEASTIKLTEEKLANTNEINHKTDASFFNNTFDINKPPPSLATSKLASALEDIPSSSVPTSTDDDDYNDDEEEEEEEEQKKQIAQETLRNEQAYQKIQASLLNGHGTNNNGDGIKSLSESKLSNNTVSDSKSDLGLDKYPLISSDTSNIGDNISVRDSLNSRDSIVAFDSKPVNLMSSIDPTSPIKKVLPTMHSNKTNTSPLNNLVSRQSNEIPQTDEPVSKPATNTEVAGTMDHSRLSILEETFDVGGFDIENPDNTLSELLLYLEHQTVDVINTIQSLLSSIKRPKAKTGELRGESFDINHVIGQMVEATSVSMQQSRNFALKEHGTWVVQSLDDCKRRMTLLCTLGSEFELLETDDDFADKHFKQRLAGIAFDVAKCTKELVKIVEEASLKEEIEYLNNRLNPNNV from the coding sequence ATGACCAATAGTACTAGTAGCAAAAAAAGTTCTTCAAACACTGGAACACTTAATCCAGAGGatagaagaaaaatttacaatttttatgTCGCTTTAAatcaatattatcaaataaCAAGCGATTCTAAAGTCGATAGATCAGGCAATCAAAGAGCGAAAAAGGCTAGAGCAAAACTACTGAAGTTATCTTCTCCCCAATTTTTCGAATTGGGTACTGATGTTCATGATGAACTGGAGCGAAGATTGAATGAATCCCAACAACAACCGGCTTATCTATTGCCAAATGAAAAGTTCCACATAAAGAGAAACCAAGCTAGACAAAAACTAGCTAATTTGTCGGCTTCTAGATTTAATGATTTAGTTGATGATATTTTGTACGaaattagaagaagaaattaCGATGTAGATCCTATTTTTGAAACTTCAGCCGCAAATAATAGTGTTCCAATGGGTGATGCACAGCAACAACGGAATAATATTAAGGAAGCTAGTTCTTTAGATAAATCTATTATGAATAATGACAAtggtattaaaaagaacagcaacaacaattcTAAGGGCCCTAGCACAACCGCCACAGGAATACAAGCAACCAAAGTTATTCCTAAGAAGGCTTCCCTAGATTGGAGCTCAGAtgaggaagaaaaagaggaaggAGCTGAATCTCATTTTTCTAACTATAATCATAGCGCTCAAAAAAAGGCCAATCCTACTAATGTTACCAATAATGGTGAACGggaaattaataataatacaaataccAACGTAGAAATTGCCGCTGCTTCCACTGATGTTGAATTTAAACAACAGgagcaacaacagcaaaacATACCTAGGGGATTTGTCAAGCAAGGTTTGAGAATAAGAGAATTAAATCCATCATCTAATGTTCGCAATACTGGTATTACAGATAATATTTCGGCTAATTCTATGACGGATGAATCCTCATCATCAAagccaaaaaataataaagatatatCCAAATTAGAAGCAGAATTAAATGAAACTAATCAAAAATTCAACGAATTAGAAAATTTGAATTCCATTTTATCTAGTAAAGCTAATaagtttgaaaaagaagCCTACGATTTAAGACAAACTAATGAAACACTATCTATTGAGGTTGCTTctttaaaagaagagaagATGACCAGCGATAAGATTATAACTAACTTAAAATCGGAATTGACGATGACAGAAACTCAATTAAAAGAggtcaataataaatatttggaaaacGAAGCTGCTGTTCATAACTTAGGTAAATCTATGGATTCAAATTTCCAAAAAGAAGTTTCAGCCTTGTCTAGAGAAATCAGTGCTCTATCTAtcgaaaatgaaaatttaaaattggcTATCTCAGAACTGGAATTAAAACTGAAACAAGCTAATAACAAATCTCCCACCAATGGAAATGCCAACACAAATGAGGCACCAAATGTTACTATGATAGAGCAGGAGGCAAAATTATGGAAATCAAGGTATGAATCGGTAATTAAAagcaataatgataatattaacacGCCAGTTAAATTACCAAGCACTTTTGATTCCGTTAAATCCACTGATATTTTACGATACATTTCGCCTGATGGCCTTATCCCATTGGTTTTGGTACAATCTTTGCAAAATAAGGTTATTAAATCATTTCAACATTTACAAAACACTACCGACACTAATAATtgtaacaacaataaaaataatataggTGATGTATTATTCGAAGACATTGCCCAAATTTCTGATGACGTTTCTTCCATTATCTCCTATTGCGAAAAGTTTGAAGATTTCACTGAACATGCCATATTATTAAGAGCCTCGGTGTCACATGCCATTACAACAATTCGCTACTATGCTATCTATCACTCTTTGTTACCTAGAATTACCGTTGAAAGCGCTCTATGCGAAATTTTGTTTACCATCTGTAACTTACTGAACGTTGCTCATATTAATGAAGCCATTGAATGTGTAACCAAAAGTCTCCCACAAGCCACAAAATCCACAACGACTAGGTCTGTTGCCAATTCTAAGGTTGACACTGATGTAAAGGAGGCATCCATATCCAAAGACCTTAATAATGGATCCACAGAATATGCTAAGCCAATAgttaattttaacaaaaatcaAAACTCATTTGGCAATTTAAGtcataacaacaatactaACATTGATGGTCATGCAGACGATGACAATGATTTTGGGGTTTCTTCGCCTGTTAGACCATTGAAATTAGCACAAAAATTGGCGTCCAGCGAAAATTTGACTTCTCCTACAGCATCTACTGCTCCAAGAAAACCAGCCAATACCGGAttgtttaattatttacaaaaagaatccaataatcatatttcatctaaaaaaaaatttttttttaataacaacaccTCCTTATTAtcgaaaaataatagaattGGCAATatcaaatcaaataatGTAGCagaaaatggtaaaaacataaatttgttaaaactAAATTTGAACGAGAATAGTGATAATACATCGGCTAAtgatgttaataataatgaaaagatTGACAACACTGAATCTTCTGCAGTAGCTACTGACAATAATATcgatgatttaaaaaataaagaaaccAATGTTACACCTAACACTAAAAAACatgaaaaatcaaattcCCTAGCATCTACAATTTCTAAACAAAGTGGTAGCGATATTAGTCGTTCACCTGGAACTATTAAATCCAAAGTTTtacaatttgaaaataaaacggTGAACAGTAATTCAATATCATCCAACTCTTCCTCCACTGAAGCTTCTCCGCTAAATTCTACTTTGTTcttaaaaaacaatgaaaGTGTTACCTCTACTGATAATATACTACAAAGTTCTAAAAATGGCGGTTCACTTTCCAAGAAAAACAGCTTTGCATCTATTGAAGAAAGAGTTAAAAGTTTCCAAGATCCAAATGTTAGTTTAACTAAGAAATCTAGTTTATTATCACTGAACAAAAGCAGTATTAGCAATAACAGCAtcgaagaagaagaagaagaagaagaagaagaagaagaagaagaagaaggaggagagaaaaaaaaggaagaaggAGAAGGAGAGGTTGAAGAAAGACAAGCAAGGGAAAAGGAGATACCTAGCCATAATGGTAAAAATTTGGATGCTGAAACAAAGTGCACACCTACTGTTTCTTCTGAAGCATCCACTATTAAGTTAACAGAGGAAAAGCTTGCTAATACTAACGAAATTAATCACAAAACTGACGCATcgttttttaataatacctttgatataaataaaccGCCCCCATCATTAGCCACTTCCAAATTGGCCAGTGCATTGGAAGATATTCCATCGTCTAGTGTACCAACATCCACAGACGACGATGACTACAACGACgacgaagaagaagaagaagaagaagaacagaaaaaacaaattgcTCAAGAAACTTTGAGAAACGAGCAAGCTTATCAGAAAATTCAAGCTTCTCTATTGAATGGCCACggtactaataataatggtgatgGCATTAAAAGTTTGTCAGAAAGTAAATTAAGCAATAATACTGTTTCTGACTCTAAATCAGACTTAGGCTTGGATAAATACCCTTTGATTTCGTCGGATACATCTAATATTGGCGATAACATATCTGTACGGGATAGTTTGAATTCCAGAGACTCTATCGTTGCGTTTGACTCTAAACCGGTAAATTTGATGAGTTCTATAGATCCGACATCACCCATTAAAAAGGTACTACCTACAATGCACAGTAATAAGACTAACACCAGCcctttaaataatttggtTAGCAGACAAAGCAATGAAATACCGCAAACCGATGAACCCGTGTCAAAGCCTGCTACTAACACTGAAGTTGCTGGAACGATGGATCATAGTCGTTTAAGCATATTAGAAGAAACGTTTGATGTGGGTGGGTTTGATATTGAAAACCCCGATAACACCTTAAGTgagttattattatatttagaaCATCAAACTGTAGATGTAATTAATACAATCCAAAGTTTATTATCCTCGATTAAACGACCAAAGGCTAAAACAGGTGAATTAAGAGGGGAGTCATTTGATATTAACCATGTTATTGGACAAATGGTTGAAGCCACCAGTGTTTCTATGCAACAAAGCCGTAATTTTGCACTAAAAGAACACGGTACTTGGGTTGTTCAAAGTTTAGATGATTGTAAAAGAAGAATGACATTACTGTGTACGTTAGGTTCTGAGTTTGAATTATTGGAAACAGATGATGATTTTGCAGACAAACATTTTAAGCAACGTTTGGCTGGGATTGCATTTGACGTGGCAAAATGCACAAAAGAATTGGTTAAAATAGTTGAGGAGGCTAgtttaaaagaagaaattgaGTATCTAAATAATAGATTGAATCCAAACAATGTGTAA
- the ATP20 gene encoding F1F0 ATP synthase subunit g (similar to Saccharomyces cerevisiae YPR020W | ATP20 | ATP synthase) — MSAFITNLTSKIGLLITKTVYYSKVSAEVAKQVYIKEGLAPPTTTEFQSVFRKLYKEAIELTSKPKEALVLLKNVTGKDLIKYSAYGIQLAGLYNLGEIIGRRKIVGYNHYDHE, encoded by the coding sequence atgtCTGCTTTCATTACCAATTTAACTTCCAAAATCGGTTTATTAATTACTAAAACCGTTTATTATTCTAAAGTTTCTGCTGAGGTTGCCAAGCAGGTTTATATTAAAGAAGGATTGGCTCCTCCAACCACCACCGAATTCCAATCAGTTTTCCGcaaattatataaagaagCTATAGAATTAACTAGCAAACCAAAAGAAGCATTGGTCCTATTGAAAAATGTCACTGGTAAAGATTTGATCAAATACAGTGCTTATGGTATTCAACTTGCTGGTTTGTATAACTTGGGCGAAATCATTGGTCGTAGAAAGATTGTTGGTTATAACCATTATGATCatgaataa
- the MRPL15 gene encoding mitochondrial 54S ribosomal protein mL57 (similar to Saccharomyces cerevisiae YLR312W-A | MRPL15 | Mitochondrial Ribosomal Protein Large subunit) — protein MFNGITKSISTKTMIIPSFSIRCITTYLHTGARVRGLKRDPTEYLKTSNGLEYMKVNQDNYYSIVKKNLKLDEYQIKLADSIILQSLTHKSFAHGLKPYNEKLSLLGGQLLKLVCASNVINIPPSSSTSSSNNNFINGKDLSILGTSFGKGLLSKEVVSNIFETNFKLDGLVFWKKRSLITANDNFNGEQKVFASCLQAIVGAMLLTNGKEKTIDYINKEIYNHLVKNIK, from the coding sequence atgtttaatgGAATCACAAAAAGTATTTCTACTAAAACTATGATAATACCATCCTTTTCAATAAGGTGTATCACTACATATTTACACACAGGAGCAAGAGTTCGTGGCTTGAAAAGAGACCCAACCGAATACTTGAAGACCAGTAACGGTCTAGAATATATGAAAGTGAACCAAGATAACTATTATtcaattgttaaaaaaaatttaaagctGGACGAATATCAAATCAAATTAGCTGATTCCATTATTTTGCAAAGCTTAACCCATAAATCATTTGCTCATGGTTTAAAACCATATAATGAAAAGTTGAGTTTGTTGGGCGGTCAACTACTAAAATTAGTATGCGCTTCAAACGTCATTAACATACCACCTTCATCCTCAACAAGTAgcagcaataataatttcatAAACGGTAAAGATTTAAGTATATTAGGTACTTCTTTTGGCAAAGGTTTACTATCTAAAGAAGTTGTTTCCAACATTTTTGAaactaattttaaattagaTGGTTTAgtattttggaaaaagaGAAGTTTAATTACTGCTAACGATAATTTTAATGGTGAACAAAAAGTTTTCGCTTCTTGTTTACAGGCTATTGTTGGCGCTATGCTCTTGACAAATGGTAAAGAAAAGACTATAgattatattaataagGAAATCTATAATCATTtggtaaaaaatattaaatga
- the ROK1 gene encoding RNA-dependent ATPase ROK1 (similar to Saccharomyces cerevisiae YGL171W | ROK1 | Rescuer Of Kem1), whose amino-acid sequence MDIFRVLTRGANINKRKQLLSNNTNKNDANNELQREQKKKEDQITKELDFFHNKKIVTKVINNNATDADTNSTAISQDTATATDNDDVIPPKINSKEDAIKLRKSYKGKVTTGNLIGTSKNNDLDFNASLPIGSFEDLITRFKFNKKLLDNLIVNGFTEPTPIQCESIPNTLSGKDILACAPTGSGKTLAFLIPMVQQVLDECNNNNNNNNNNNNNTGNSGLKCLIISPTKDLANQIYTECMKLAANILVTGPNEDNTSDKKNKKRSLNIGILSKSLAAKLKNRVVSSKKYDILISTPLRLIDTMGITSTNSIAGSNINDGHLANTDCPLDLSGVKHLIFDEADKLFDKTFIQQTDTILACCTSSTLQKSMFSATIPSNVEEIASSIMSVSMVRIIIGHKEAANSNINQQLIYCGNEEGKIIAIRQLIQNGEFKPPVIIFLESITRAKALYHELLYDKLNVDVIHSERTQLQRNKIIESFKNGGLWVLICTDVLSRGLDFKNVNLVINYDVPTSAQNYVHRIGRTGRNGKSGKAVTFYTKQDSLSIKPIINVMKQSGCEIAPWMENMSKLTKKEKNIVKRGVSNRKQISSVPKIIKHKKRQRFEMVEASKKRKMMDNGRSTDIEDK is encoded by the coding sequence atggATATTTTCAGAGTATTGACTAGAGGCGCAAATATTAACAAGAGAAAACAGTTACTATCAAATAATAcgaataaaaatgatgcAAATAACGAACTTCAAcgagaacaaaaaaaaaaagaagatcAGATCACAAAAGAATTGGATTTCTtccataataaaaaaatcgtTACAAAAGtcataaataataatgctacTGACGCTGACACCAACAGCACCGCCATTTCACAAGATACTGCAACTGCCACCGATAATGACGACGTTATACCACCTAAAATCAATAGCAAAGAGGATGCAATTAAATTACGTAAATCATACAAGGGTAAAGTCACAACAGGTAATTTAATAGGTACTTCTAAAAACAATGATTTGGACTTCAACGCTTCGTTGCCGATTGGTTCATTTGAAGATTTAATTACAAGGtttaaattcaataaaaagttgttgGATAATTTGATAGTTAATGGGTTTACTGAACCAACTCCAATCCAATGTGAAAGTATTCCAAACACGTTAAGCGGCAAAGATATTTTAGCCTGCGCTCCAACTGGTTCAGGTAAAACTTTGGcatttttaataccaaTGGTACAACAAGTTTTAGATGaatgtaataataataataataataataataataataataataataccgGTAATAGTGGCTTGAAATGTCTAATTATTTCACCTACCAAGGATTTAGCCAACCAGATATATACCGAGTGCATGAAATTAGCAGCAAACATTTTAGTAACAGGTCCTAATGAAGACAATACATCcgataagaaaaataagaagAGAAGTTTGAATATTGGCATACTATCCAAGTCTCTAGCCgctaaattgaaaaatagaGTTGTTAGTAGCAAGAAATATGACATTTTGATTTCCACTCCGTTGAGATTAATCGATACAATGGGGATTACTAGCACCAATTCTATAGCCGGGAGTAACATTAACGATGGGCACCTAGCCAATACAGACTGTCCCTTGGACTTGAGTGGTGTTaaacatttaatttttgatgAAGCCGATAAGCTATTtgataaaacttttattcaGCAAACAGATACTATATTGGCTTGCTGCACATCCTCTACTTTACAAAAAAGTATGTTTTCTGCTACTATTCCCTCTAATGTTGAAGAAATTGCCTCTAGCATTATGTCTGTGTCTATGGTTaggattattattggtcACAAAGAGGCAGCCAATAGTAACATCAACCAACAATTGATATATTGTGGTAACGAAGAAGGTAAGATTATTGCAATCAGACAATTAATCCAAAATGGAGAGTTCAAGCCGCCAGTTATAATTTTCTTGGAATCAATTACGAGAGCAAAAGCGCTATATCACGAACTATTATATGATAAATTGAACGTTGATGTTATACATTCCGAAAGAACGCAGTTACAAAGGAACAAAATCATcgaaagttttaaaaacgGGGGTTTATGGGTGCTAATCTGTACTGATGTTTTAAGTAGAGGtttagattttaaaaacgtTAACCTAGTCATAAATTATGATGTTCCAACATCTGCACAGAATTATGTGCATAGAATTGGTAGAACTGGTAGAAATGGGAAATCGGGAAAAGCAGTAACATTTTACACCAAACAAGATTCTTTAAGTATTAAGCCAATTATTAATGTTATGAAACAAAGTGGTTGTGAAATAGCTCCTTGGATGGAAAATATGAGTAAATTgacaaaaaaggaaaaaaacaTTGTTAAAAGAGGTGTTAGTAATAGAAAACAAATTAGCTCTGTGcctaaaataataaaacataaGAAAAGACAAAGATTTGAGATGGTTGAGGCATcgaaaaaaaggaagatgATGGATAATGGGCGTAGTACAGATATTGAAGATAAATGA